Proteins encoded in a region of the Manis javanica isolate MJ-LG chromosome 15, MJ_LKY, whole genome shotgun sequence genome:
- the CDCA3 gene encoding cell division cycle-associated protein 3 isoform X1, whose translation MGSAKSVPVTPARPPPHNKHLARVADPRSPSAGILRTPIQVESSPQPNLPAEKQLESPNQAQDSDPRSPTLGIARTPMKTSSGEPPSPLVKQLSEVLETEAPRSNLPPEPVLLLEAPSSSELDLPLGTQFSLEDQMPPWSQTELPTNQAFSREEAGQPAETPMASQGSDTSLRDPETPRSSGSKHNRRKPNGKVPGRSPLTILQDDNSPGTLAPRQGKWPSPLSENVRELKEGATLGTGRLLRTGGWAWEPGQDHDKENQHFPSLVEN comes from the exons ATGGGCTCAGCCAAGAGCGTCCCAGTCACTCCAGCGCGGCCTCCGCCGCACAACAAGCATCTGGCTCGAGTGGCGGACCCCCGTTCACCTAGTGCTGGTATCCTGCGCACTCCCATCCAG GTGGAGAGCTCTCCACAGCCAAACCTACCAGCAGAGAAGCAGCTGGAGAGTCCTAATCAGGCTCAGGACTCAGATCCCCGCTCTCCTACCCTTGGCATTGCACGGACACCTATGAAGACCAGCAGCGGAG AACCCCCAAGCCCACTGGTGAAACAGCTGAGTGAAGTACTTGAGACCGAAGCCCCCAGATCGAATCTTCCCCCAGAGCCTGTTCTGCTGCTAGAGGCACCTTCATCTTCTGAATTGGACTTGCCTCTGGGCACCCAGTTTTCCCTTGAGGACCAGATGCCACCTTGGAGCCAGACTGAGCTCCCCACCAATCAGGCGTTTTCCAGGGAGGAAGCAGGACAGCCCGCAGAAACCCCCATGGCCAGCCAGGGCTCAGATACGTCCTTGAGAGACCCTGAGACTCCCCGATCTTCAG GTTCTAAGCATAACAGACGGAAGCCAAATGGCAAGGTACCAGGGAGATCTCCCCTCACCATCCTGCAGGATGACAATTCTCCAGGGACTCTGGCACCACGACAG GGTAAGTGGCCTTCTCCCCTGAGTGAAAATGTTAGGGAACTAAAAGAAGGAGCCACACTGGGAACTGGACGACTGCTGAGAACTGGAGGATGGGCATGGGAGCCAGGCCAGGACCATGACAAGGAGAATCAGCACTTCCCCAGCTTGGTAGAGAACTAG
- the CDCA3 gene encoding cell division cycle-associated protein 3 isoform X2 has protein sequence MKTSSGEPPSPLVKQLSEVLETEAPRSNLPPEPVLLLEAPSSSELDLPLGTQFSLEDQMPPWSQTELPTNQAFSREEAGQPAETPMASQGSDTSLRDPETPRSSGSKHNRRKPNGKVPGRSPLTILQDDNSPGTLAPRQGKWPSPLSENVRELKEGATLGTGRLLRTGGWAWEPGQDHDKENQHFPSLVEN, from the exons ATGAAGACCAGCAGCGGAG AACCCCCAAGCCCACTGGTGAAACAGCTGAGTGAAGTACTTGAGACCGAAGCCCCCAGATCGAATCTTCCCCCAGAGCCTGTTCTGCTGCTAGAGGCACCTTCATCTTCTGAATTGGACTTGCCTCTGGGCACCCAGTTTTCCCTTGAGGACCAGATGCCACCTTGGAGCCAGACTGAGCTCCCCACCAATCAGGCGTTTTCCAGGGAGGAAGCAGGACAGCCCGCAGAAACCCCCATGGCCAGCCAGGGCTCAGATACGTCCTTGAGAGACCCTGAGACTCCCCGATCTTCAG GTTCTAAGCATAACAGACGGAAGCCAAATGGCAAGGTACCAGGGAGATCTCCCCTCACCATCCTGCAGGATGACAATTCTCCAGGGACTCTGGCACCACGACAG GGTAAGTGGCCTTCTCCCCTGAGTGAAAATGTTAGGGAACTAAAAGAAGGAGCCACACTGGGAACTGGACGACTGCTGAGAACTGGAGGATGGGCATGGGAGCCAGGCCAGGACCATGACAAGGAGAATCAGCACTTCCCCAGCTTGGTAGAGAACTAG
- the GNB3 gene encoding guanine nucleotide-binding protein G(I)/G(S)/G(T) subunit beta-3 isoform X5, with amino-acid sequence MRTRRTLRGHLAKIYAMHWATDSKLLVSASQDGKLIVWDTYTTNKVHAIPLRSSWVMTCAYSPSGNFVACGGLDNMCSIYNLKSREGNVKVSRELSAHTGYLSCCRFLDDNNIVTSSGDTTCALWDIETGQQKTVFVGHTGDCMSLAVSPDFKLFISGACDASAKLWDVREGTCRQTFTGHESDINAICFFPSGEAICTGSDDASCRLFDLRADQELTAYSHESIICGITSVAFSLSGRLLLAGYDDFNCNVWDSIKCERVGKGQPPTTTLARPLPQLPLFGLSYCWPRIAGSLSSTLGTQSP; translated from the exons ATGCGGACACGGCGGACATTAAGGGGACACCTGGCCAAGATCTATGCCATGCACTGGGCCACCGACTCCAA ACTGCTGGTCAGTGCCTCACAAGATGGGAAGCTGATCGTGTGGGACACCTACACCACCAACAAG GTACATGCCATCCCACTGCGCTCCTCCTGGGTCATGACCTGTGCCTATTCCCCATCGGGGAACTTTGTGGCATGTGGGGGACTGGACAACATGTGCTCCATCTACAACCTCAAGTCCCGTGAGGGCAATGTCAAGGTCAGCCGGGAACTCTCTGCACATACAG GTTATCTGTCCTGCTGCCGCTTCCTGGACGACAACAACATTGTGACCAGCTCAGGAGACACCACGTG TGCCCTGTGGGATATTGAGACTGGGCAGCAGAAGACCGTGTTTGTGGGACACACAGGGGACTGCATGAGCCTGGCTGTAtctcctgacttcaagctcttcaTTTCGGGTGCCTGTGATGCCAGCGCCAAGCTCTGGGACGTGCGGGAGGGGACCTGCCGGCAGACTTTCACTGGCCATGAGTCAGACATCAATGCTATCTGT TTCTTCCCCAGTGGAGAAGCCATCTGCACAGGCTCGGACGATGCCTCCTGCCGCCTGTTTGACCTGCGGGCAGACCAGGAGCTGACTGCCTACTCCCATGAGAGCATCATCTGTGGTATCACGTCCGTGGCCTTCTCCCTCAGCGGCCGTCTGCTCTTGGCAGGCTACGATGACTTCAACTGCAACGTGTGGGACTCCATCAAGTGTGAGCGTGTGGGTAAGGGCCAGCCCCCTACTACAACCCTGGCCAGGCCTCTTCCCCAGCTCCCCTTGTTTGGACTCTCTTACTGCTGGCCCCGAATTGCTGGGTCACTGAGCTCTACCCTGGGAACCCAGTCCCCTTGA
- the GNB3 gene encoding guanine nucleotide-binding protein G(I)/G(S)/G(T) subunit beta-3 isoform X4: MGEMEQLRQEAEQLKKQIADARIACADITLAELVSGLEVVGRVQMRTRRTLRGHLAKIYAMHWATDSKLLVSASQDGKLIVWDTYTTNKVHAIPLRSSWVMTCAYSPSGNFVACGGLDNMCSIYNLKSREGNVKVSRELSAHTGYLSCCRFLDDNNIVTSSGDTTCALWDIETGQQKTVFVGHTGDCMSLAVSPDFKLFISGACDASAKLWDVREGTCRQTFTGHESDINAICFFPSGEAICTGSDDASCRLFDLRADQELTAYSHESIICGITSVAFSLSGRLLLAGYDDFNCNVWDSIKCERVGKGQPPTTTLARPLPQLPLFGLSYCWPRIAGSLSSTLGTQSP, encoded by the exons CTGGTGTCTGGCCTAGAGGTTGTGGGACGAGTTCAGATGCGGACACGGCGGACATTAAGGGGACACCTGGCCAAGATCTATGCCATGCACTGGGCCACCGACTCCAA ACTGCTGGTCAGTGCCTCACAAGATGGGAAGCTGATCGTGTGGGACACCTACACCACCAACAAG GTACATGCCATCCCACTGCGCTCCTCCTGGGTCATGACCTGTGCCTATTCCCCATCGGGGAACTTTGTGGCATGTGGGGGACTGGACAACATGTGCTCCATCTACAACCTCAAGTCCCGTGAGGGCAATGTCAAGGTCAGCCGGGAACTCTCTGCACATACAG GTTATCTGTCCTGCTGCCGCTTCCTGGACGACAACAACATTGTGACCAGCTCAGGAGACACCACGTG TGCCCTGTGGGATATTGAGACTGGGCAGCAGAAGACCGTGTTTGTGGGACACACAGGGGACTGCATGAGCCTGGCTGTAtctcctgacttcaagctcttcaTTTCGGGTGCCTGTGATGCCAGCGCCAAGCTCTGGGACGTGCGGGAGGGGACCTGCCGGCAGACTTTCACTGGCCATGAGTCAGACATCAATGCTATCTGT TTCTTCCCCAGTGGAGAAGCCATCTGCACAGGCTCGGACGATGCCTCCTGCCGCCTGTTTGACCTGCGGGCAGACCAGGAGCTGACTGCCTACTCCCATGAGAGCATCATCTGTGGTATCACGTCCGTGGCCTTCTCCCTCAGCGGCCGTCTGCTCTTGGCAGGCTACGATGACTTCAACTGCAACGTGTGGGACTCCATCAAGTGTGAGCGTGTGGGTAAGGGCCAGCCCCCTACTACAACCCTGGCCAGGCCTCTTCCCCAGCTCCCCTTGTTTGGACTCTCTTACTGCTGGCCCCGAATTGCTGGGTCACTGAGCTCTACCCTGGGAACCCAGTCCCCTTGA
- the GNB3 gene encoding guanine nucleotide-binding protein G(I)/G(S)/G(T) subunit beta-3 isoform X3 produces MHPPAPPCPYPPLTSAFSLQDARIACADITLAELVSGLEVVGRVQMRTRRTLRGHLAKIYAMHWATDSKLLVSASQDGKLIVWDTYTTNKVHAIPLRSSWVMTCAYSPSGNFVACGGLDNMCSIYNLKSREGNVKVSRELSAHTGYLSCCRFLDDNNIVTSSGDTTCALWDIETGQQKTVFVGHTGDCMSLAVSPDFKLFISGACDASAKLWDVREGTCRQTFTGHESDINAICFFPSGEAICTGSDDASCRLFDLRADQELTAYSHESIICGITSVAFSLSGRLLLAGYDDFNCNVWDSIKCERVGKGQPPTTTLARPLPQLPLFGLSYCWPRIAGSLSSTLGTQSP; encoded by the exons CTGGTGTCTGGCCTAGAGGTTGTGGGACGAGTTCAGATGCGGACACGGCGGACATTAAGGGGACACCTGGCCAAGATCTATGCCATGCACTGGGCCACCGACTCCAA ACTGCTGGTCAGTGCCTCACAAGATGGGAAGCTGATCGTGTGGGACACCTACACCACCAACAAG GTACATGCCATCCCACTGCGCTCCTCCTGGGTCATGACCTGTGCCTATTCCCCATCGGGGAACTTTGTGGCATGTGGGGGACTGGACAACATGTGCTCCATCTACAACCTCAAGTCCCGTGAGGGCAATGTCAAGGTCAGCCGGGAACTCTCTGCACATACAG GTTATCTGTCCTGCTGCCGCTTCCTGGACGACAACAACATTGTGACCAGCTCAGGAGACACCACGTG TGCCCTGTGGGATATTGAGACTGGGCAGCAGAAGACCGTGTTTGTGGGACACACAGGGGACTGCATGAGCCTGGCTGTAtctcctgacttcaagctcttcaTTTCGGGTGCCTGTGATGCCAGCGCCAAGCTCTGGGACGTGCGGGAGGGGACCTGCCGGCAGACTTTCACTGGCCATGAGTCAGACATCAATGCTATCTGT TTCTTCCCCAGTGGAGAAGCCATCTGCACAGGCTCGGACGATGCCTCCTGCCGCCTGTTTGACCTGCGGGCAGACCAGGAGCTGACTGCCTACTCCCATGAGAGCATCATCTGTGGTATCACGTCCGTGGCCTTCTCCCTCAGCGGCCGTCTGCTCTTGGCAGGCTACGATGACTTCAACTGCAACGTGTGGGACTCCATCAAGTGTGAGCGTGTGGGTAAGGGCCAGCCCCCTACTACAACCCTGGCCAGGCCTCTTCCCCAGCTCCCCTTGTTTGGACTCTCTTACTGCTGGCCCCGAATTGCTGGGTCACTGAGCTCTACCCTGGGAACCCAGTCCCCTTGA